TTGTTTTTGCTAAACAGGGATCAAAATGTAAAGGTAAATTGATTCCTTATCCAAAGAATAGTTCAAAGAATCTATTACCTTTTGTTAAAAAAAATCTTCCTGATGGTGTGGATGTAATTATTGACCATGCAGGGTTTGTTGCCACGGCCAAACTCCCAATTCCGACCTTATGTTCAATTCATTCTGCCATTAAGTTTAATGTGCAATTTCCTATATATGTTAGTAAATATTTATTGGAACATAAGGGAAATGGGAAAGGCTACTTTGTTCATAATGGAATCGGTGTCGATGATTATCCATATCTGGAGCAGAAAGAGAATTTCTTACTATCACTTGGAAGAATAATTCAATCAAAAGGGACACATTTGGCAATTAAGGCAGCAAAAGCTACAGGGGATTCATTAATTATTGCAGGTAATGTACCCAAAAAAGGTATTGCATATTTTAATAAGGAGGTTAAGCCACACATTGATGGAGAGCAAATAAAATATATAGGGGAGGTGGGTGGTGAAGAAAAAATGGAACTACTTTCTAAAGCAAAATGTGTCCTTTTTCCAATTACTTGGGGTGAACCATTTGGATTGGTACCAATTGAAGCAATGGCCTGTGGTACCCCTGTTATTGCTTTTAGAAAAGGGGGAGTACTGGAGACAATGAATGGTTTCCCAGAGCTAACTTGTAATAATTTAAATGAAATGGTTACGATCCTTCAACGTAGTCATTTTCCGCCTCCCAAAAAATTAAGGGAGTATGTCATTCAATATTTCTCAGCTGAGGTTATGACAGATAATTTTGAGAAGCTTATCCATAAGGCAATTAAGGAATATAAAAAATAATTAGGGAATTTGTAGATATCATTGCTTTTGAAGGGGTGGGTACATGAAAAAAATTTTGTATGTAGGTTTTCTTGGTCATAATAACCTAGGAGATGAATTATTGTTTGACCTATTCGAAGAAATGAGTGGGAAGTACCTTGATACGAACAAATATCAAATTTCAGCTACTTCTCCATATTCTTTCTCAGCCTTAAAAAGGTTTGATAACAAGTATGATATATATATACTAGGTGGAGGCTCTCTGTTAACACCGTCCTTCTCCTATATCAATTATATTTATAAAGCCGTTAAACAAAATAAAAAAGTGATAATATGGGGGAGTGGAATCGATCGGATTCCCAAAAAATATATTGATAACCTTCATATTCAAGAAGATTTTGATGTTCGTAATATAATTGACAAGAATAATAGAAAAATGTTAATTGAAATTATTGAACATTCAGTTTGGTGTGGGGTTAGAGGTCCACTTACCTACAAGTTTCTAAAGGCAATTGGAGCAAATATGGACAAAGTAGAAATTAGTGGAGATCCTGGCTTACTTTTAGGTGTAGATAATGGCACATCTAGTTTTTTATGGGGAAATAATGAAAAAATAATAGGTGTTAATTGGGCCATTCACAAAGATAAGTTAAGAAATATGCATGAAATAGAGGTTGAAAACCAATTAGCAGTCACACTTAAAGATTATATTCTGCAGGGCTATAAAATATATATGTATAGTTTATGGAAAAAAGATATTGAAGTAAGCAATCGGCTTTACAGGAAAATAAATGATAATGTAAACGTTATTCATGATACCAGGTTGTATAATCAAAATGAGTTAATGGGTTTAATGCAATATTTTCATTTCACTATTAATTACAGATTGCATGCTAGTGTAATATCTTGTGCTTCTGGTGTTCCTTATATTTCTCTTGGAAATAGGTTTAAAGATTTAGATTTTGCCCATTCTATTGACCTTAAAGAGTTAGTGATTTCCACAGAATCGCTAAACATTAAACAAAAAATTAATGGAGTAAGTCTGTATATTAATGCCAATCGTGAAGAAATAATAAATAAATTTAATAAACATAAACAAAAATATAGTCAAAAGTTAATAACTCCATTTAATCAAAATTTATTTTATTAAAAAATATCAAATAAAAAACATGCCCTTAAGTGGGCTTGTTTTTTTATTTTCTAAAATTTGCAGTATCAAGCTCCTAGTCATTTCCAAATGCTTTTGTTGTATATTGGACAAAGTTTTCTACTCTTCCGATGATATAACTTCTTCGCCTTAATCGTGCATTTGATTGCTTAAAGGTGTGAAAATTCCGATTGCTTCTTCGAATGTAAACATAGTTATACCTGCTTGTTGTATAAATTTTCACATTCCTGCGCTTGCAAATACGTACAAACCCACTGTCTTCCCCTGAGCCTTTTATAGAAGGGAACTTAATCCTTGGGTAGATTTCTTTCTTGAAAATTAAAGTCCCGCCTTTCAAAGAGCTTTTCCCCGCTTTATTCTCAGTACCAAGTTTTCGAATGGTTAATAGTTTTTCTTTTTCAAAATACATAAATGATTTTCCCTTGCCCACCAGCTGTGCATTTGTATTATTAAAAACTTCCATAGCCTC
This Neobacillus sp. YX16 DNA region includes the following protein-coding sequences:
- a CDS encoding polysaccharide pyruvyl transferase family protein — translated: MKKILYVGFLGHNNLGDELLFDLFEEMSGKYLDTNKYQISATSPYSFSALKRFDNKYDIYILGGGSLLTPSFSYINYIYKAVKQNKKVIIWGSGIDRIPKKYIDNLHIQEDFDVRNIIDKNNRKMLIEIIEHSVWCGVRGPLTYKFLKAIGANMDKVEISGDPGLLLGVDNGTSSFLWGNNEKIIGVNWAIHKDKLRNMHEIEVENQLAVTLKDYILQGYKIYMYSLWKKDIEVSNRLYRKINDNVNVIHDTRLYNQNELMGLMQYFHFTINYRLHASVISCASGVPYISLGNRFKDLDFAHSIDLKELVISTESLNIKQKINGVSLYINANREEIINKFNKHKQKYSQKLITPFNQNLFY
- a CDS encoding glycosyltransferase family 4 protein translates to MKIVQIAKNIIPVPPIGYGGTERDIHYLTNCLIDRGHEVIVFAKQGSKCKGKLIPYPKNSSKNLLPFVKKNLPDGVDVIIDHAGFVATAKLPIPTLCSIHSAIKFNVQFPIYVSKYLLEHKGNGKGYFVHNGIGVDDYPYLEQKENFLLSLGRIIQSKGTHLAIKAAKATGDSLIIAGNVPKKGIAYFNKEVKPHIDGEQIKYIGEVGGEEKMELLSKAKCVLFPITWGEPFGLVPIEAMACGTPVIAFRKGGVLETMNGFPELTCNNLNEMVTILQRSHFPPPKKLREYVIQYFSAEVMTDNFEKLIHKAIKEYKK
- a CDS encoding glycosyltransferase — translated: MVTLIACTIRDNMMNNIFENFSRQRWKEKELIIILNNDKMKISKWREKASSYANVTIYQLPQEKTLGDCLNFGIEKAKFDIVAKFDDDDYYSPYYLTEAMEVFNNTNAQLVGKGKSFMYFEKEKLLTIRKLGTENKAGKSSLKGGTLIFKKEIYPRIKFPSIKGSGEDSGFVRICKRRNVKIYTTSRYNYVYIRRSNRNFHTFKQSNARLRRRSYIIGRVENFVQYTTKAFGND